A window of Panicum virgatum strain AP13 chromosome 8K, P.virgatum_v5, whole genome shotgun sequence contains these coding sequences:
- the LOC120645224 gene encoding uncharacterized protein LOC120645224 produces the protein MTLLLPGFLSPQHFILKKERLNITQPGSTTASLLHQSINTTHLLLRKHKPSLPSLRTPLPLAMASYAIAPVQSELKMTLYNKEVYAGPDINGVTIINRQPMGTTWVFSWPVTDGPGPSSAKIVGHLQGTGVQVASTPNNVWHYSLGLVFLDKRFYGSTLQISGTSQVNGEWSIVGGTGELTMAKGTVKRTEISYTGNTRISELKIHAFYTPMNQTAVSGNTAYSRRLDFYAVL, from the exons ATGACGTTGTTGCTTCCTGGTTTTCTAAGCCCCCAgcattttatattaaaaaaagaaCGATTAAACATTACGCAACCCGGCTCTACTACTGCCTCACTCCTTCATCAATCTATAAATACAACACATCTCCTCCTCAGAAAACACAAACCCTCTCTCCCATCGCTGCGAACACCACTCCCGCTAGCCATGGCCTCTTACGCAATAGCTCCCGTACAAAGTGAGCTTAAGATGACCCTATACAACAAGGAGGTGTACGCTGGACCGGACATCAACGGAGTAACGATTATAAATCGACAGCCAATGGGTACAACCTGGGTCTTTTCGTGGCCTGTCACCGATGGGCCAGGTCCCAGCAGTGCAAAAATCGTTGGCCATCTGCAGGGCACAGGTGTTCAAGTAGCCAGTACTCCCAATAATGTGTGGCACTACTCCCTTGGATTAGTGTTCCTGGATAAAAG GTTCTATGGGTCCACACTGCAAATATCTGGGACTTCCCAAGTAAATGGTGAGTGGAGCATTGTTGGAGGGACTGGAGAACTTACTATGGCGAAGGGTACTGTCAAACGCACAGAAATTTCATATACAGGAAATACAAGGATTTCAGAACTCAAAATACATGCGTTCTACACTCCAATGAATCAAACAGCT GTTTCCGGTAATACTGCATATTCGAGAAGGCTTGACTTTTATGCAGTCCTTTAG